One part of the Malus sylvestris chromosome 2, drMalSylv7.2, whole genome shotgun sequence genome encodes these proteins:
- the LOC126596713 gene encoding derlin-1-like isoform X2: MSSPAEWYQSLPPISKAYGTLCVIATTAFQLGLYDWKSIALVHRLVFSHLQVWRLFTNFFFLGNFSVNFGIRLLMIARYGVQLEKGPFDRRTADFLWMMIFGATTLLAFYLPWAMLALDVIFGSPIMPDLLGIIAGHLFYFLTVLHPLAGGKNILQTPRWVRKIVARWRIGAPPPTSRTQPPPPAAAGVSFRGRSYRLSE, translated from the exons ATGTCTTCTCCTGCCGA ATGGTATCAGTCGCTGCCACCCATAAGCAAGGCTTATGGTACCCTCTGTGTAATTGCAACGACAGCCTTTCAACTGGGGCTTTATGATTGGAAAAGTATTGCATTAGTGCATAGACTAGTATTCTCACATTTGCAG GTTTGGAGGTTGTTTACAAACTTCTTTTTCCTTGGAAACTTCTCCGTCAACTTTGGAATCCGCCTTCTGATGAT AGCAAGATATGGAGTTCAACTTGAAAAAGGACCATTTGATCGACGAACAGCAGATTTCTTATGGATGATGATATTTGGAGCCACAACATTATTG GCGTTTTATCTTCCCTGGGCAATGCTTGCTTTGGACGTCATCTTTGGTTCCCCAATTATGCCAGATCTGCTGGGAATCATTGCCGGACATCTATTTTACTTCTTGACTGTGTTGCATCCATTGGCAGGTGGAAAGAACATACTACAGACTCCAAGATGGGT ACGTAAAATAGTCGCAAGATGGAGGATAGGAGCTCCTCCACCAACTAGCAGAACCCAACCACCTCCCCCAGCTGCTGCTGGTGTGTCTTTCAGAGGGAGGTCTTATCGACTTAGTGAGTGA
- the LOC126596725 gene encoding profilin-4, which translates to MSWQTYVDDHLMCDIDGQGQHLTAAAIIGLDGSVWAKSSSFPQFKPEEMTGINKDFDEPGHLAPTGLHLGGTKYMVIQGEPGAVIRGKKGSGGITIKKTGQALVFGIYEEPVTPGQCNMVVERLGDYLVDQGL; encoded by the exons ATGTCGTGGCAGACCTACGTGGACGACCACTTGATGTGTGACATTGACGGCCAGGGACAGCATCTCACTGCCGCTGCCATCATCGGTCTTGATGGAAGCGTCTGGGCCAAGAGCTCTTCCTTCCCTCAG TTTAAGCCAGAGGAGATGACTGGTATCAACAAGGATTTCGATGAACCGGGTCACCTTGCTCCAACTGGCTTGCACCTTGGAGGCACAAAGTACATGGTAATCCAGGGAGAGCCTGGCGCTGTCATTCGTGGCAAGAAG GGCTCTGGAGGAATCACCATAAAGAAAACTGGGCAAGCTCTAGTATTCGGAATCTACGAGGAACCAGTGACTCCAGGGCAGTGCAACATGGTGGTTGAGAGGTTGGGTGATTACCTCGTTGATCAGGGCCTGTAG
- the LOC126596713 gene encoding derlin-1-like isoform X1, producing MSSPAEWYQSLPPISKAYGTLCVIATTAFQLGLYDWKSIALVHRLVFSHLQVWRLFTNFFFLGNFSVNFGIRLLMIARYGVQLEKGPFDRRTADFLWMMIFGATTLLVLSAIPIFYSPFLGMSLVFMLVYVWSREFPNANVNIYGLVQLKAFYLPWAMLALDVIFGSPIMPDLLGIIAGHLFYFLTVLHPLAGGKNILQTPRWVRKIVARWRIGAPPPTSRTQPPPPAAAGVSFRGRSYRLSE from the exons ATGTCTTCTCCTGCCGA ATGGTATCAGTCGCTGCCACCCATAAGCAAGGCTTATGGTACCCTCTGTGTAATTGCAACGACAGCCTTTCAACTGGGGCTTTATGATTGGAAAAGTATTGCATTAGTGCATAGACTAGTATTCTCACATTTGCAG GTTTGGAGGTTGTTTACAAACTTCTTTTTCCTTGGAAACTTCTCCGTCAACTTTGGAATCCGCCTTCTGATGAT AGCAAGATATGGAGTTCAACTTGAAAAAGGACCATTTGATCGACGAACAGCAGATTTCTTATGGATGATGATATTTGGAGCCACAACATTATTG gttttatctGCTATCCCTATATTTTATTCTCCTTTCTTGGGGATGTCTCTCGTGTTCATGCTTGTTTATGTCTGGAGTAGAGAATTTCCAAATGCCAACGTCAACATATATGGTCTCGTGCAACTTAAG GCGTTTTATCTTCCCTGGGCAATGCTTGCTTTGGACGTCATCTTTGGTTCCCCAATTATGCCAGATCTGCTGGGAATCATTGCCGGACATCTATTTTACTTCTTGACTGTGTTGCATCCATTGGCAGGTGGAAAGAACATACTACAGACTCCAAGATGGGT ACGTAAAATAGTCGCAAGATGGAGGATAGGAGCTCCTCCACCAACTAGCAGAACCCAACCACCTCCCCCAGCTGCTGCTGGTGTGTCTTTCAGAGGGAGGTCTTATCGACTTAGTGAGTGA